One window from the genome of Pantoea cypripedii encodes:
- a CDS encoding glycoside hydrolase family 15 protein: MSEIKRKIDDHGVIGDLRTCAMVASDGTIDYLCWPELDSPSVFSALLDSDEAGLFSLAPQWKNARQQQLYLPDTNILQTRWLGDDGVAEITDYMPICDDSSKLPRVVRRVKMVRGSARFKLLCAPRHDYARAETRTEARPGGIAFHADGQPSLRLSASVVMTRENHAATADFTLQAGEHAEFIFGSDEDPHLDKIATEQCFRDTLHYWRRWSRHSSYRGRWQEMVTRSALALKLLTSHQHGSIAAAATFGLPEEPGGERNWDYRASWIRDASFSMYALMRLGYVEEAKHFTHWVGRCVEHSHDDGPHLQVMYRLDSSTELHETELLNLSGYVNSRPVRIGNDAWRQTQLDIYGELMDAIYLANKYGEAISQRGWQHVVSMINYVCDNWQQPDAGIWEMRGEPEHFLHSRLMCWVALDRALRLGLKRSLPMPYERWDRERSAIRADIWQNFWNPELGHFTATRGGRFLDASMLLMPLVRFVGATDPDWLATLDAIKTQLVSDGLVRRYNISETPADALKGGEGSFAACSFWYVECLARAGRVHEAHFEFEKLLSYANPLGLYAEEFTPHGMALGNMPQALTHLALISAAFFLNRKLSGEVTLWQP; the protein is encoded by the coding sequence ATGAGTGAGATCAAACGCAAAATTGACGACCACGGAGTCATCGGCGATTTACGTACCTGCGCCATGGTCGCCAGCGATGGCACCATCGATTATTTGTGCTGGCCGGAACTCGATAGCCCGTCCGTGTTTAGCGCCCTGCTCGACAGCGACGAAGCGGGCCTGTTTTCGCTGGCACCGCAATGGAAAAATGCCCGCCAGCAGCAACTTTATCTGCCCGATACCAATATCCTGCAAACCCGCTGGCTCGGCGATGATGGCGTGGCGGAGATCACCGATTACATGCCGATCTGCGATGACAGCAGCAAGCTACCGCGCGTGGTCCGCCGGGTGAAAATGGTGCGCGGCTCGGCGCGTTTCAAACTGCTGTGCGCACCGCGCCACGACTACGCCCGTGCGGAAACCCGGACCGAAGCGCGTCCCGGCGGAATCGCCTTCCATGCCGATGGCCAGCCTTCGCTGCGCCTCAGCGCCAGCGTGGTCATGACGCGGGAAAACCATGCGGCCACCGCCGACTTCACCTTACAGGCGGGTGAACATGCCGAATTTATTTTTGGCAGCGACGAAGATCCGCATCTGGACAAGATCGCCACCGAGCAATGCTTCCGTGACACCCTGCACTACTGGCGACGCTGGAGCCGCCACAGTTCCTATCGCGGGCGCTGGCAGGAGATGGTGACGCGCTCCGCGCTGGCACTGAAATTGCTCACTTCCCACCAGCACGGTTCGATTGCCGCCGCCGCCACCTTTGGCCTGCCAGAAGAACCGGGTGGGGAACGCAACTGGGATTATCGCGCTTCATGGATCCGCGATGCGTCATTCAGTATGTATGCCCTGATGCGCCTCGGTTATGTCGAAGAAGCGAAACATTTCACCCACTGGGTGGGCCGCTGTGTCGAGCACAGCCACGATGACGGGCCACATTTGCAGGTGATGTATCGCCTCGACAGCAGCACCGAGCTGCACGAAACCGAGCTGCTGAATCTCTCCGGTTACGTCAACTCGCGCCCGGTGCGCATCGGTAACGATGCCTGGCGGCAGACGCAGCTGGATATTTATGGCGAGCTGATGGACGCCATCTATCTCGCCAACAAATATGGTGAAGCGATTTCGCAGCGCGGCTGGCAGCATGTCGTCAGCATGATCAATTACGTCTGCGATAACTGGCAGCAACCCGACGCCGGGATCTGGGAGATGCGCGGCGAGCCGGAACATTTTCTCCATTCGCGTCTGATGTGCTGGGTGGCGCTGGATCGTGCTTTACGCCTCGGCCTGAAACGTTCGCTACCGATGCCCTACGAGCGCTGGGACCGGGAACGTAGCGCCATCCGCGCGGATATCTGGCAGAACTTCTGGAACCCGGAGCTGGGCCACTTTACCGCCACGCGCGGTGGTCGCTTTCTGGATGCCTCGATGCTGCTGATGCCGCTGGTGCGTTTTGTCGGTGCCACCGATCCTGACTGGCTCGCCACTCTGGATGCGATCAAAACCCAGCTGGTGAGCGACGGCCTGGTGCGACGCTATAACATCAGCGAGACGCCCGCCGATGCGCTGAAAGGCGGTGAAGGTTCTTTTGCTGCCTGTTCGTTCTGGTATGTGGAGTGCCTGGCGCGCGCGGGACGGGTGCACGAAGCGCATTTCGAGTTTGAAAAGTTGCTGAGCTATGCCAATCCGCTGGGGTTGTATGCCGAGGAGTTCACTCCGCACGGCATGGCGCTGGGCAATATGCCGCAGGCGCTGACTCATCTGGCCCTGATCAGCGCGGCGTTCTTTCTCAATCGTAAACTGAGCGGGGAAGTGACGTTATGGCAGCCCTGA
- a CDS encoding DedA family protein, with protein sequence MHLDINGLISQYGYLALLIGCIAEGETFTLLGGVAAHEGLLHFGGVVLAAMGGGILGDQMLFWLGRRFGTRILRRFKKHQDTIHKASHLIQRHPSLFVIGVRFMYGFRIVGPIIIGTSRLKPLRFFLLNVIGAALWALIFVTLGYFAGEIITPWLHKLDQHFKHLLWLVAAVGFAILLRYVIRRWNRRRAD encoded by the coding sequence TTGCATCTTGATATCAACGGATTAATTAGCCAGTACGGCTACCTGGCGCTGCTGATTGGCTGTATCGCTGAAGGGGAAACCTTCACCCTGCTGGGAGGGGTGGCGGCACATGAAGGATTGCTACACTTCGGCGGCGTGGTACTGGCCGCGATGGGGGGTGGCATCCTGGGCGATCAGATGCTGTTTTGGCTTGGCCGTCGTTTTGGCACGCGTATCCTGCGCCGTTTTAAAAAGCATCAGGATACCATCCACAAAGCCAGCCACCTGATTCAGCGTCACCCCAGCCTGTTTGTGATTGGCGTGCGTTTTATGTACGGCTTCCGCATTGTCGGGCCGATTATCATTGGCACCAGCCGCCTGAAACCGCTGCGCTTTTTCCTGCTGAATGTGATTGGCGCTGCGCTCTGGGCGCTGATCTTTGTCACCCTTGGCTATTTTGCCGGGGAGATCATCACCCCGTGGCTGCACAAACTCGATCAGCACTTCAAACATCTGCTGTGGCTGGTGGCGGCGGTGGGATTTGCCATCCTGCTGCGCTACGTTATCCGTCGCTGGAACCGCCGCCGCGCCGATTAA
- a CDS encoding DUF3772 domain-containing protein has product MFTFRSLFAPFLLLMALVAPAMVLADDSAAAPAQEDATPKINASVELPKMQKILDKIKGQVSGNTNENQLNQLNEMALELSGNADTLGQALIPQRQQLDAQLAVLGPAPKPDSGMKETPEVTRKRSMLESQKSKLDDQIKQAEGIKNGALVLSSQIVNLRRDQLKSQLALNSGSIFGPRFWSPLVSTQDLDGEKISDFLSELQDTAALSWQPGWRFGTIGWLIAAMLVMTLGRRYGEEFLAWVSIHKMPEGRLRRSFLATAIALTTLAAVVLTFNFFALAFARRDEVSSDVQDFILRLVQLSVYCGLIAGLGRAFLSTRRPSWRLPSISNEVAQALKPFPPITAALVFIFQTIEAFNYSVGTSLNTTIFANGLTALLIGSTGLAISMRTNRVRRRMVQAGNPPEARSTLVGLIQMGLTLTALAILIFLIIGYVALARFLSYEVIWCGILFGSFYFLSQLITDGCDTLFSTQNSSGKRMQSSLNIDERHLQQAATLLGALGKTALIGIVALALLNGTFASSTPIELIQKVIEFWGGKGLESLNIVPAHLVNAILCLVVGIYVLRAVRRWLDKEFLPKTTMDAGMRVSLVTLFSNVGYVLIILLTLSIMGLQWNKLAWIVSALSVGIGFGLQEIVKNFISGLILLTERPVKVGDLVTISGIEGDIRRINVRATEIQLSDKSTVIVPNSQFISQNVRNATMGNAQGVVTILLTFPLDIDPVRVRELLLEVYEENERILETPAPSVSFKELSPAGIVLSVTGNVASQRQISGAKSDLLFDILTRLRKEGIVLSTPQTMIIERRAQQAAGDNEQQP; this is encoded by the coding sequence ATGTTTACGTTTCGATCTCTTTTTGCTCCTTTCCTGCTGTTAATGGCCCTGGTGGCACCGGCGATGGTACTGGCTGATGACAGTGCTGCTGCGCCGGCGCAAGAGGATGCGACGCCGAAGATTAACGCTTCGGTTGAGCTGCCTAAAATGCAGAAAATTCTCGACAAGATAAAAGGTCAGGTGTCGGGAAATACCAATGAAAACCAGCTCAACCAGCTCAACGAGATGGCGCTGGAACTCTCCGGCAATGCTGACACGCTCGGACAGGCGTTGATTCCTCAGCGTCAGCAACTGGATGCCCAGCTGGCGGTACTTGGCCCGGCACCGAAGCCCGATAGCGGTATGAAAGAAACGCCGGAAGTGACGCGTAAACGCAGCATGCTTGAGAGTCAGAAAAGCAAGCTGGATGATCAAATCAAGCAGGCGGAAGGCATCAAAAACGGGGCGCTGGTGTTGTCATCGCAAATCGTCAACCTGCGTCGTGATCAGCTGAAAAGCCAGCTGGCACTAAATTCCGGCAGTATCTTTGGCCCGCGTTTCTGGTCACCGCTGGTCAGCACCCAGGATCTCGATGGTGAGAAAATCAGTGACTTCCTGAGTGAATTGCAGGACACCGCTGCGCTGTCGTGGCAACCAGGCTGGCGCTTCGGCACCATTGGCTGGCTGATTGCCGCCATGCTGGTGATGACCCTCGGCCGTCGCTATGGCGAAGAGTTTCTCGCCTGGGTCAGCATCCACAAAATGCCGGAAGGGCGTCTGCGTCGCAGTTTCCTTGCCACCGCCATTGCGCTGACCACCCTGGCGGCAGTGGTACTGACCTTCAATTTCTTTGCGCTGGCATTTGCCCGTCGGGATGAGGTGTCATCCGATGTGCAGGATTTTATTTTACGCCTGGTGCAGTTGAGTGTGTACTGCGGCCTGATTGCCGGATTAGGGCGGGCTTTCCTGTCAACGCGCCGTCCCAGCTGGCGTTTACCCAGCATCTCAAATGAAGTGGCGCAGGCGCTGAAACCTTTCCCGCCGATCACCGCCGCGCTGGTGTTTATTTTCCAGACGATTGAAGCCTTTAACTACAGCGTGGGCACCAGCCTTAACACCACCATCTTTGCTAACGGCCTGACGGCGTTGTTAATCGGCAGCACAGGATTAGCCATCAGCATGCGTACCAACCGGGTACGTCGTCGTATGGTACAGGCGGGTAACCCGCCGGAAGCGCGTTCTACCCTGGTCGGTTTGATCCAGATGGGGCTGACGCTGACGGCGCTGGCTATCCTGATTTTCCTGATCATTGGTTACGTCGCACTGGCGCGTTTCCTGAGCTACGAAGTGATCTGGTGCGGCATCCTGTTTGGTTCGTTCTATTTCCTCAGCCAGCTGATCACTGACGGCTGTGACACGCTGTTTTCGACGCAAAACAGCAGCGGCAAACGCATGCAAAGCTCACTCAATATTGATGAGCGCCATCTGCAACAGGCGGCGACGCTGCTGGGTGCGCTGGGCAAAACCGCGCTGATTGGCATCGTTGCCCTGGCGCTGCTCAACGGCACGTTTGCCTCGTCGACGCCAATTGAACTGATCCAGAAAGTGATTGAATTCTGGGGCGGTAAAGGGCTGGAATCGCTGAATATTGTCCCGGCACACTTGGTCAACGCCATCCTGTGCCTGGTGGTGGGCATTTACGTGCTGCGTGCCGTGCGTCGCTGGCTGGATAAAGAGTTCCTGCCGAAAACCACCATGGATGCGGGCATGCGCGTGTCGCTGGTGACGCTGTTCAGCAACGTCGGTTATGTGCTGATTATCCTGCTGACGCTGTCGATCATGGGGCTGCAATGGAACAAACTGGCGTGGATCGTCAGCGCCCTGTCGGTAGGTATCGGTTTCGGTTTACAGGAGATTGTGAAGAACTTTATCTCCGGCCTGATTCTGCTGACTGAGCGTCCGGTGAAGGTGGGGGATCTGGTGACGATCAGCGGGATTGAAGGGGATATTCGCCGTATCAATGTGCGTGCCACTGAAATCCAGCTCAGCGATAAATCGACGGTGATTGTACCGAATTCACAATTTATCTCGCAGAACGTGCGTAACGCTACCATGGGTAACGCACAGGGCGTGGTGACGATTCTGCTGACCTTTCCACTGGATATTGATCCGGTGCGGGTGCGGGAGTTGCTGCTGGAAGTCTACGAGGAGAATGAACGCATCCTGGAAACGCCCGCACCTTCGGTGTCGTTTAAGGAGCTGTCACCTGCGGGTATCGTGCTGAGCGTCACCGGCAACGTTGCCAGCCAGCGTCAGATCTCCGGTGCCAAAAGTGATTTGCTGTTCGATATTCTGACGCGCCTGCGCAAAGAAGGCATCGTGCTGTCCACGCCGCAGACGATGATTATCGAACGCCGCGCACAGCAGGCCGCAGGCGACAACGAGCAACAACCTTAA
- the pbpG gene encoding D-alanyl-D-alanine endopeptidase, translated as MSVKMRISLLSLALMIGAPAVTTPVLAAPAALSNLAPVAQPQIASGSAMIVDLDSGKVLYSSHPDRVRPIASLTKLMTAMVVLDAKQPLDEMLSVDISHTPEMRGVFSRVKLNSEISRRNMLLLALMSSENRAAASLAHHYPGGYDAFIRAMNAKAHALGMTHTRYVEPTGLSIHNVSSAEDLIKLVKATRQYPLIGELSTTKEDTAVFKHPNYALPFRNTNHLVYKNDWRIQLTKTGYTDEAGHCLVMRTFINNRPVALVVLDAFGKYTHFADANRLRDWLETGKAAPVPAAALAYKKQKASQTASNGAQGQNVE; from the coding sequence ATGTCTGTAAAAATGCGTATTTCTTTACTGTCGCTGGCGCTGATGATCGGCGCACCGGCAGTGACTACACCTGTTCTGGCCGCGCCTGCTGCGCTGTCAAATCTGGCTCCTGTTGCACAACCGCAAATTGCGTCGGGCAGTGCGATGATTGTCGATCTGGATAGCGGCAAAGTGCTGTATTCCAGCCATCCCGATCGCGTCCGTCCGATCGCCTCGCTCACCAAGCTGATGACGGCGATGGTGGTGCTGGATGCCAAACAGCCGCTGGATGAAATGCTGTCGGTTGATATCAGCCATACCCCGGAGATGCGCGGCGTGTTTTCCCGCGTCAAGCTGAATAGCGAAATCAGCCGCCGTAATATGCTGTTGCTGGCGCTGATGTCATCGGAAAACCGTGCTGCTGCCAGCCTGGCGCACCACTATCCGGGTGGCTACGATGCCTTTATCCGCGCGATGAATGCTAAAGCCCACGCCCTTGGCATGACGCATACCCGCTATGTGGAACCGACGGGCCTGTCGATTCACAACGTCTCCAGCGCGGAAGATTTGATTAAGCTGGTGAAAGCCACGCGTCAGTATCCGTTGATTGGTGAACTGAGTACCACCAAAGAAGATACTGCGGTGTTTAAACACCCGAACTATGCGCTGCCGTTCCGTAACACCAACCACCTGGTGTACAAAAATGACTGGCGTATTCAGCTCACCAAAACCGGTTATACCGACGAAGCGGGCCACTGTCTGGTGATGCGCACCTTTATCAACAATCGCCCGGTGGCACTGGTGGTGCTGGATGCCTTTGGCAAATACACCCACTTCGCCGATGCTAACCGTCTGCGCGACTGGCTGGAAACCGGCAAAGCCGCACCGGTACCGGCGGCGGCGCTGGCGTATAAAAAGCAGAAAGCCTCACAAACCGCGAGTAACGGCGCTCAGGGACAGAACGTCGAATAA
- a CDS encoding L,D-transpeptidase family protein, which translates to MKKSIRAFASLALVLAAFSQSAFAVVYPLPPANSRLIGENIQITVPQDSRLPLEAFAAQYQMGLSNMLEANPGVDVYLPKAGTNMVIPQQLILPDAPREGIVINSAEMRLYYYPKGSKTVVVLPIGIGELGKDTPINWTTSVQRKKAGPTWTPTKAMHAEYAARGESIPEVFPAGPDNPMGLYALYIGRLYAVHGTNANFGIGLRVSHGCVRLRADDIKWLFDNVPVGTRVQFVDQPVKASVEPDGSRYIEVHNPLSTTEEQFNSREIVPITLTAAVTKVIADASTNQDAVNNAIQARSGMPTKINGPAGEVQPAPIPVQETPDAMPKEEPMTPQGAVIPTPAAANTTAANTNS; encoded by the coding sequence ATGAAAAAGAGCATTCGCGCGTTCGCTTCACTCGCCCTCGTACTGGCGGCGTTCAGCCAGTCGGCCTTTGCGGTGGTTTATCCGCTACCGCCTGCTAACAGCCGTCTGATCGGCGAAAATATCCAAATCACCGTGCCTCAGGACAGCAGACTGCCGCTGGAAGCCTTTGCGGCGCAGTATCAGATGGGCCTCAGCAACATGCTGGAAGCCAATCCAGGTGTTGACGTCTATCTGCCGAAAGCCGGTACTAACATGGTGATCCCGCAGCAGCTGATTCTGCCTGACGCTCCGCGCGAAGGTATTGTGATCAACAGTGCTGAAATGCGTCTTTATTACTACCCGAAAGGCAGCAAAACCGTGGTAGTGCTGCCGATTGGTATCGGTGAGCTGGGTAAAGATACCCCGATCAACTGGACCACCAGCGTGCAGCGCAAAAAAGCCGGCCCAACCTGGACTCCGACCAAAGCGATGCACGCCGAATACGCGGCTCGCGGTGAGTCTATCCCGGAAGTGTTCCCGGCTGGCCCGGATAACCCGATGGGTCTGTACGCGCTGTACATCGGTCGCCTGTATGCCGTTCACGGCACCAACGCCAACTTCGGTATCGGCCTGCGCGTCAGCCACGGTTGTGTCCGTCTGCGTGCTGATGACATCAAATGGCTGTTCGACAACGTGCCAGTGGGTACGCGCGTCCAGTTCGTTGACCAGCCGGTGAAAGCCTCCGTCGAGCCAGACGGTTCGCGCTACATTGAGGTTCACAACCCGCTGTCAACCACTGAAGAACAGTTCAACTCGCGCGAAATCGTGCCGATCACCCTGACTGCTGCGGTGACCAAAGTGATTGCCGATGCCAGCACCAATCAGGATGCGGTGAACAACGCTATCCAGGCACGTAGCGGCATGCCGACCAAAATCAATGGTCCGGCAGGTGAAGTGCAGCCTGCGCCGATCCCGGTTCAGGAAACGCCAGACGCCATGCCGAAAGAGGAACCGATGACGCCGCAGGGCGCAGTGATCCCGACTCCGGCAGCGGCTAACACCACCGCCGCCAATACCAATTCTTAA
- a CDS encoding CorA family divalent cation transporter gives MLQPVLPLTTLPDFNNEVAGLIHGYLFTPDLPPQRLSAREAAQLARQTLPEAHFLWLHINLNHARAERWVQVHFEVDSDFFDEIHSASPRTRLAQQNDALLAVLNDVTFSQEERSAQNATLWIWCRQQVIVSARYRPVGMIERMHQQLDRLQFRQPDAVLLWLLGEQEAQLEQVVRRSSAAVDAIEERLLSPAIKANRSELGRLRRMLLRIQRLLAPEPAALFRLLNRPPGWLKHEQLGELRIFTEEFSVALNDLASLMERIRLLQEEIAARLMEQSNRTLFLLTVITVLALPINIVAGFFGMNVGGIPLASNPHGFLLLVLVVLAFTLVAGWLALRRPHE, from the coding sequence ATGCTCCAGCCTGTTCTGCCGCTCACTACGCTGCCCGACTTCAATAATGAAGTGGCCGGGTTGATTCATGGTTACCTGTTCACTCCTGACCTGCCACCTCAGCGACTCAGCGCACGCGAAGCGGCGCAGCTGGCACGCCAGACCTTGCCGGAAGCACATTTTCTCTGGTTGCATATCAACCTTAACCACGCCCGTGCTGAGCGCTGGGTTCAGGTCCATTTTGAAGTAGACAGTGATTTCTTCGATGAGATCCATTCCGCCTCGCCCCGCACCCGGCTGGCGCAGCAAAATGATGCGTTACTGGCGGTGCTCAACGATGTGACTTTTAGCCAGGAAGAACGCAGTGCGCAGAACGCCACCCTCTGGATTTGGTGCCGTCAGCAGGTCATCGTCAGCGCGCGCTACCGGCCAGTGGGCATGATTGAACGTATGCACCAGCAGCTGGATCGCTTGCAGTTTCGTCAACCGGATGCGGTGCTGTTGTGGCTGCTGGGGGAACAGGAAGCACAGCTGGAGCAGGTGGTGCGCCGTTCCAGCGCGGCGGTGGATGCGATTGAAGAACGCCTGCTCAGTCCGGCGATCAAAGCTAACCGCAGCGAGCTGGGACGTTTGCGGCGTATGTTGCTGCGTATTCAGCGTTTGCTGGCCCCGGAACCGGCAGCGTTGTTCCGTTTACTTAACCGGCCTCCCGGCTGGTTGAAACACGAACAGCTGGGTGAGCTGCGAATTTTTACCGAAGAGTTCAGCGTGGCGTTAAACGATCTCGCCAGCCTGATGGAGCGTATTCGCCTGCTGCAGGAGGAGATTGCCGCGCGTCTGATGGAGCAGAGCAACCGCACGCTGTTTTTGCTGACGGTGATTACCGTACTGGCGCTGCCGATCAATATCGTGGCGGGGTTCTTTGGTATGAACGTGGGCGGTATCCCGCTGGCGAGCAATCCACACGGTTTTTTGCTGCTGGTGCTGGTGGTGCTGGCGTTTACCCTGGTGGCGGGCTGGCTGGCGCTACGGCGACCGCATGAATAA
- a CDS encoding inorganic phosphate transporter: MSDNSLPASASSGAGRPNLHQRGGRFSRSLFLLLVLAGLAFTAINLFNDVSDTGAPITSYTPFLLLGLALLIALGFEFVNGFHDTANAVATVIYTHSLTPGVAVVWSGLCNFLGVLLSSGVVAFGIISLLPVELILQAGSGNGFAMVYALLFSAIIWNLGTWYFGLPSSSSHTLIGSIIGVGVANALLHGRSGTSGVDWDQALKVGYSLLLSPIVGFICAALLLLAMKALIRNRQLYEAPKNNQPPPVWIRGLLILTCTGVSFAHGSNDGQKGMGLIMLILVGTMPIAYALNRSLPPDQIPRVAALTQVTEQQLLSLQPTPATMPAPREVLTEFVRTGQSRPQVLPALGMMLGDIGDQIRRYGSMENIPAQAVTNTRNDMYLASESIKHLQTAKVALPEETERNLTAVKRELDSATRFIPMWVKVVVAIALGLGTMVGWRRIVVTVGERIGKTHLNYAQGASAELVAMATIGAADGFGLPVSTTHVLSSGVAGTMAANRSGLQLATLRNLAVAWVLTLPVSILLSGLLYALFIHL, translated from the coding sequence ATGAGTGATAACAGTTTACCTGCATCAGCGTCGTCAGGCGCTGGACGCCCAAATCTGCATCAGCGCGGCGGTCGTTTTTCCCGCTCGCTGTTTCTGCTGCTGGTGCTCGCCGGTCTGGCTTTCACCGCCATCAACCTGTTTAACGATGTCTCAGATACCGGTGCACCGATCACCAGCTATACCCCTTTTCTGTTACTGGGGCTGGCGCTGCTGATCGCCCTCGGCTTTGAGTTCGTCAATGGCTTTCACGATACCGCCAACGCAGTGGCGACGGTCATTTATACCCATTCGCTTACGCCCGGCGTGGCGGTGGTGTGGTCCGGTTTATGTAACTTTCTGGGTGTGCTGCTCTCCAGCGGCGTGGTGGCGTTCGGCATTATCTCGCTGCTGCCGGTGGAATTGATTTTGCAGGCCGGGAGCGGCAATGGCTTTGCCATGGTATACGCGCTGTTGTTCTCAGCAATTATCTGGAACCTCGGCACCTGGTACTTTGGTCTGCCCTCTTCCTCGTCCCATACGCTGATTGGCTCGATTATCGGCGTCGGCGTGGCCAATGCCTTGCTGCATGGCCGCAGCGGCACCAGTGGCGTGGACTGGGATCAGGCGCTGAAAGTCGGCTACTCGCTGCTGCTGTCGCCGATTGTCGGTTTTATCTGCGCCGCCCTGCTGCTGCTGGCCATGAAGGCGTTAATTCGCAATCGTCAGCTGTATGAGGCGCCAAAGAACAACCAGCCACCGCCGGTCTGGATCCGTGGCCTGCTGATCCTCACCTGCACCGGCGTGTCCTTCGCCCACGGCTCCAATGATGGGCAAAAAGGGATGGGGCTGATTATGTTGATTCTGGTCGGCACCATGCCCATCGCTTACGCCCTGAACCGATCGCTACCGCCGGATCAGATCCCACGCGTCGCCGCGTTAACTCAAGTGACCGAGCAACAGCTACTGTCCCTGCAACCCACTCCCGCCACCATGCCAGCACCGCGCGAGGTGCTGACCGAGTTCGTGCGTACCGGACAATCGCGTCCGCAAGTGCTACCGGCGCTGGGCATGATGCTGGGTGATATTGGCGATCAGATCCGACGCTACGGTTCGATGGAGAACATCCCGGCGCAGGCGGTCACCAACACGCGTAATGACATGTATCTGGCTTCCGAGTCCATCAAGCATCTGCAAACCGCCAAAGTGGCGTTGCCGGAAGAAACCGAACGCAATCTGACGGCGGTAAAACGTGAACTGGACAGCGCCACCCGCTTTATCCCGATGTGGGTGAAAGTGGTGGTCGCCATCGCGCTGGGCCTCGGCACCATGGTGGGCTGGCGACGTATTGTGGTGACGGTGGGCGAACGTATTGGCAAAACCCACCTCAATTATGCCCAGGGAGCCAGCGCCGAACTGGTGGCGATGGCCACCATCGGGGCTGCCGACGGTTTTGGTTTGCCGGTTTCCACCACCCATGTGCTCTCGTCGGGCGTGGCGGGCACCATGGCGGCCAACCGCTCCGGCTTACAGCTCGCCACCCTGCGCAATCTGGCGGTCGCCTGGGTGCTGACGCTACCGGTTTCTATTCTTCTTTCGGGCCTGCTTTACGCCCTGTTTATCCATCTTTAA
- a CDS encoding Yip1 family protein, protein MNHVWGLIAHPNQEMRDIKQENESVSHHYTHHVLLMAAIPVICAFIGTTQLGWNLGEGQFIQLNMLTGLGLGILFYLVILGGVAVMGRVIHWMARNYPQRPSIQRCTVFAGYVATPLFMSGLVALYPLVWLCLLVGTLALVYTGYLLFVGIPVFLNIDKEESLRFSGSTLAIGVLVFEVLLALTVILWGYGPKLF, encoded by the coding sequence ATGAATCATGTCTGGGGACTTATCGCGCATCCTAATCAGGAAATGCGCGACATCAAGCAGGAAAACGAGAGCGTCTCGCACCATTACACCCACCATGTTCTGCTAATGGCGGCGATCCCGGTGATCTGCGCCTTTATTGGCACCACACAGTTGGGCTGGAATCTGGGCGAGGGGCAATTTATACAACTCAACATGCTGACCGGTCTCGGTCTCGGCATTCTGTTTTATCTCGTCATCCTCGGTGGGGTGGCGGTGATGGGACGCGTCATCCACTGGATGGCACGCAATTATCCGCAACGACCCAGCATCCAGCGTTGTACCGTGTTTGCGGGCTATGTGGCGACGCCGCTGTTTATGAGCGGCCTGGTGGCGCTTTATCCGCTGGTCTGGCTCTGCCTGCTGGTGGGGACGCTGGCGCTGGTGTACACCGGTTATCTGTTATTCGTCGGTATCCCGGTATTCCTCAATATCGATAAAGAAGAGAGCCTGCGTTTCTCCGGCTCGACGCTGGCGATTGGGGTACTGGTGTTTGAAGTGCTGCTGGCGTTGACCGTGATTCTGTGGGGCTATGGACCGAAGCTGTTCTGA
- a CDS encoding SDR family oxidoreductase, with the protein MALVKQKVAVVTASDSGIGRSCALMLAEAGYTLGITWRSDEEGAHETARQVESRGQQAQVRQLDLSDPQAGGQQLVQLIASLGRIDVLVNNAGVMTKADFLDVTFEDWRKVFSVDVDGAFVCGQIAARYMVDQGNGGRIINITSVHEHTPLPDAAAYTAAKHALGGLTKSMALSLLPHHILVNAVAPGAIATPMNHLRNEEARSTRMPEIPIGRPGDTREVASLVAWLCSEWATYTTGQSFIVDGGFMLANPQFKGYHN; encoded by the coding sequence ATGGCGCTGGTAAAACAGAAAGTGGCGGTGGTCACCGCTTCCGATTCAGGCATCGGGCGCAGCTGTGCGCTGATGCTGGCCGAGGCAGGCTATACCCTTGGCATCACCTGGCGTTCGGACGAAGAGGGGGCACATGAGACGGCGCGCCAGGTCGAGAGCCGTGGTCAGCAGGCGCAGGTACGACAGTTGGATCTTTCCGATCCACAGGCCGGTGGGCAGCAACTGGTGCAGCTGATTGCCTCGCTGGGGCGGATTGATGTGCTGGTCAACAACGCTGGGGTGATGACCAAAGCGGATTTTCTCGATGTCACCTTTGAAGACTGGCGAAAAGTCTTCAGTGTCGACGTCGATGGGGCGTTTGTCTGCGGTCAGATTGCCGCCCGATATATGGTGGATCAGGGCAACGGCGGACGCATCATTAACATCACCTCGGTGCATGAACATACGCCATTGCCCGATGCAGCGGCTTACACCGCGGCAAAACATGCCCTCGGCGGTCTGACCAAATCGATGGCCCTCAGCCTGTTACCGCATCATATCCTGGTGAATGCGGTGGCACCGGGCGCGATAGCAACGCCCATGAACCATCTGCGTAACGAGGAGGCGCGCAGTACGCGCATGCCGGAAATCCCCATCGGGCGACCGGGTGACACGCGCGAAGTCGCGAGTTTAGTGGCCTGGCTGTGCTCGGAGTGGGCCACCTACACCACCGGACAATCGTTTATTGTCGACGGTGGCTTTATGCTGGCGAACCCGCAGTTTAAGGGGTATCACAATTAA